The following are encoded in a window of Sinomonas cyclohexanicum genomic DNA:
- a CDS encoding ABC transporter permease, with the protein MTSANEMMFPVMDGFKWRRTYYGPHVTPLVPGQLAAGHLMAVGARLLVQSLVFFLIMLVFGAAPGPWAWMLVPLGVLAGMAFGAPLMAYSAHIEKENFQFSMIQRFIVMPLFLFSGTFYPLETMPVGMQWIGWISPLWHGNQLGRIVSYGLEEPAWLVAVHVLYLVALGMVGIWWARRNYTKRMGK; encoded by the coding sequence ATGACCAGCGCGAACGAGATGATGTTCCCAGTCATGGACGGCTTCAAGTGGCGCCGCACCTACTACGGGCCCCACGTCACCCCACTCGTGCCGGGCCAGCTCGCGGCCGGGCACCTCATGGCCGTGGGCGCGCGGCTGCTCGTGCAGAGCCTCGTGTTCTTCCTCATCATGCTCGTGTTCGGGGCCGCACCCGGGCCCTGGGCCTGGATGCTCGTGCCCCTCGGCGTGCTCGCCGGGATGGCGTTCGGCGCACCGCTCATGGCGTACTCGGCGCACATCGAGAAGGAGAACTTCCAGTTCTCGATGATCCAGCGCTTCATCGTCATGCCGCTGTTCCTGTTCTCCGGCACGTTCTACCCGCTCGAGACCATGCCCGTGGGCATGCAGTGGATCGGCTGGATCTCCCCCCTCTGGCACGGCAACCAGCTCGGACGGATCGTCTCCTACGGGCTCGAAGAGCCCGCGTGGCTCGTGGCCGTGCACGTGCTGTACCTCGTGGCCCTCGGCATGGTGGGGATCTGGTGGGCGCGGCGGAACTACACGAAGAGGATGGGCAAGTGA
- a CDS encoding ABC transporter permease produces the protein MSVLTDDDYALRPSSRPLGALYAGNARAVIGRGFRVIKSQNWIILLSGFFEPVFYLFSMGIGLGSLVGAVEGPGGAQISYAAYIAPALLAVSAMNGAIYDSTWNVFFKMHFGKLYQGMLYTSLGPLDIAIGEIFMALFRGFLYALGFTGVMGIMGLITTPWALLLVPASVMVAFGFASFGMAITSYMKTFQQMDMITFFMLPMFLFSATFYPLSVYPEPVQWIVQAFPLWHGVELMRQISIGVFTPATWVHLLYYLAMILVGVSFTTRRLRALFLR, from the coding sequence GTGAGCGTCCTGACCGATGACGACTACGCGCTCCGCCCCAGCAGCCGGCCGCTCGGAGCACTGTACGCCGGCAACGCGCGCGCGGTGATCGGGCGCGGATTCCGGGTCATCAAGAGCCAGAACTGGATCATCCTCCTCTCCGGGTTCTTCGAGCCCGTGTTCTACCTCTTCTCCATGGGGATCGGGCTCGGGAGCCTCGTAGGCGCCGTCGAGGGGCCCGGCGGCGCGCAGATCTCCTACGCCGCCTACATCGCCCCCGCCCTGCTCGCGGTGTCCGCGATGAACGGCGCGATCTACGACTCGACGTGGAACGTGTTCTTCAAGATGCACTTCGGCAAGCTCTACCAGGGCATGCTGTACACGTCCCTCGGACCGCTGGACATCGCCATCGGCGAGATCTTCATGGCGCTCTTCCGCGGGTTCCTCTACGCGCTCGGGTTCACCGGGGTCATGGGCATCATGGGCCTCATCACCACGCCGTGGGCGCTCCTGCTCGTGCCGGCCTCCGTGATGGTCGCATTCGGATTCGCCTCGTTCGGCATGGCGATCACGAGCTATATGAAGACGTTCCAGCAGATGGACATGATCACGTTCTTCATGCTGCCCATGTTCCTGTTCTCCGCGACCTTCTACCCGCTCTCCGTCTACCCCGAGCCCGTGCAGTGGATCGTCCAGGCGTTCCCGCTGTGGCATGGCGTCGAGCTCATGCGGCAGATCAGCATTGGGGTGTTCACCCCGGCCACGTGGGTGCACCTTCTGTACTATCTGGCGATGATCCTCGTGGGCGTGTCCTTCACGACCCGGCGGCTGAGGGCCCTCTTCCTCCGCTGA
- a CDS encoding exodeoxyribonuclease III has translation MTSPEAAPKGSALRIGTVNVNGLRAAWRKGMQEWLEPRELDILCLQEVRAPDPIVHEYFEGWHVLHAEADAKGRAGVAIASREAPTETRIGIGDDYFATAGRWVEADYALDGGRQLTVVSAYVHSGEAGTPKQEDKYRFLDVMLKRLPELAEASDYALVVGDLNVGHTPLDIRNWKANQKRAGFLPEERAYFDRFFGEEIGWKDVHRELAGQVDGPYTWWSQRGKAFDNDAGWRIDYQMATPALASSARSAVVDRASAWDTRWSDHAPLVIDYQL, from the coding sequence GTGACTTCCCCCGAAGCCGCCCCGAAGGGCAGTGCACTCCGTATCGGCACGGTCAACGTCAACGGCCTCCGCGCCGCGTGGCGCAAGGGCATGCAGGAGTGGCTCGAGCCTCGGGAGCTGGACATCCTGTGCCTGCAGGAGGTCCGTGCCCCGGACCCGATCGTGCACGAGTACTTCGAAGGGTGGCACGTCCTCCACGCGGAGGCGGACGCGAAGGGCCGCGCTGGCGTCGCGATCGCCTCACGCGAGGCGCCCACCGAGACGCGCATCGGGATCGGCGACGACTATTTCGCGACCGCGGGCCGCTGGGTCGAGGCGGACTACGCGCTCGACGGCGGGCGGCAGCTCACGGTGGTGAGCGCCTATGTGCACTCCGGAGAAGCGGGGACGCCCAAGCAGGAGGACAAGTACCGCTTCCTCGACGTCATGCTCAAGCGGCTCCCCGAGCTCGCGGAGGCCTCGGACTATGCGCTCGTGGTCGGCGACCTCAACGTGGGCCACACCCCGCTCGACATCCGCAACTGGAAGGCGAACCAGAAGCGCGCAGGCTTCCTGCCGGAAGAGCGCGCGTACTTCGACCGGTTCTTCGGTGAGGAGATCGGCTGGAAGGACGTCCATCGCGAGCTCGCCGGCCAGGTCGACGGGCCCTACACGTGGTGGTCACAGCGGGGCAAGGCGTTCGACAACGACGCCGGCTGGCGGATCGACTACCAGATGGCGACGCCGGCCCTCGCCTCGAGTGCCCGCAGCGCCGTCGTGGACCGCGCGTCCGCTTGGGACACCCGATGGTCCGACCACGCACCCCTCGTCATCGACTACCAGCTCTAG
- the trpS gene encoding tryptophan--tRNA ligase yields the protein MTSTTPARQRLLSGMQPSGDSLHLGNYLGALVNWVAQQDEYDCFYFIPDLHAITVPHDPAELLHRTRLTAAQYIAGGIDVEKSTLFVQSHVPEHAQLAWVLTCLTGFGEAARMTQFKDKSARHGQDAASAGLFMYPMLMAADILLYKPYGVPVGEDQRQHLELARTLAHRFNTRFGDVFPVPEALIPKTSAKIYDLQNPTAKMSKSAESPNGLINLLDDPKATAKKIKSAVTDTETVVRFDREAKPGVSNLLTIISTITGQDLDELVASYEGKMYGHLKADVAQIVVDAVAPIKARTEELLEDPAELDRLLARGATKAREIAAQTLAEVYARVGFLPALAPAAATLG from the coding sequence ATGACGTCTACCACCCCGGCCCGCCAGCGCCTCCTCTCGGGCATGCAGCCCTCGGGCGACTCCCTCCACTTGGGCAACTACCTCGGCGCTCTCGTGAACTGGGTCGCTCAGCAGGATGAGTACGACTGCTTCTACTTCATCCCCGATCTGCACGCCATCACCGTTCCCCACGACCCGGCCGAGCTGCTCCACCGCACGCGCCTCACGGCGGCGCAGTACATCGCCGGCGGAATCGATGTCGAGAAGTCGACGCTGTTCGTGCAGTCCCACGTTCCCGAGCACGCCCAGCTCGCGTGGGTGCTCACGTGCCTCACGGGATTCGGCGAGGCCGCGCGCATGACGCAGTTCAAGGACAAGTCCGCGCGCCACGGCCAGGACGCCGCCAGCGCCGGGCTGTTCATGTACCCGATGCTCATGGCCGCGGACATCCTCCTGTACAAGCCCTACGGCGTGCCTGTGGGCGAGGACCAGCGCCAGCACCTCGAGCTCGCCCGCACCCTCGCCCACCGCTTCAACACCCGGTTCGGGGACGTCTTCCCCGTGCCCGAGGCGCTCATCCCGAAGACTTCGGCGAAGATCTACGACCTGCAGAACCCGACCGCGAAGATGTCCAAGTCCGCGGAATCGCCCAACGGGCTGATCAACCTCCTCGACGATCCGAAGGCCACGGCCAAGAAGATCAAGTCCGCCGTGACCGACACCGAGACGGTGGTCCGGTTCGACCGCGAGGCGAAGCCGGGCGTCTCCAACCTCCTGACGATCATCTCGACGATCACCGGCCAGGACCTCGACGAGCTCGTCGCCTCCTACGAGGGGAAGATGTACGGGCACCTCAAGGCGGACGTCGCGCAGATCGTCGTGGACGCCGTGGCCCCGATCAAGGCGCGCACCGAGGAACTGCTCGAGGACCCGGCCGAGCTGGACCGCCTCCTCGCGCGCGGTGCCACGAAGGCCCGCGAGATCGCCGCCCAGACGCTCGCGGAGGTCTACGCGCGCGTGGGTTTCCTGCCCGCACTGGCCCCGGCGGCAGCGACCCTCGGCTGA
- a CDS encoding 2'-5' RNA ligase family protein, producing MPLLDDGPLDGGPGIPPGSPLVGVILSFPDRVAEELRTWRESFGDRMAESIPAHITLVTTTETKDWDATTEHVRSVAAATSPFRVSLRGTGTFRPVSPVVFVNVAEGFDECVRLHRRLQRGPLERVLPFPYHPHVTVAHDLPPEQLDAAQNALKSYRESFTVASMGLYEHDADGFWQLREELDFGTRRDTPREGKQQQPHR from the coding sequence ATGCCGCTCCTCGATGACGGACCACTCGACGGCGGGCCGGGGATCCCTCCCGGCAGCCCGCTCGTCGGCGTGATCCTCAGCTTCCCCGACCGGGTCGCCGAGGAACTGCGCACCTGGCGGGAGTCCTTCGGCGACCGGATGGCGGAGTCGATCCCCGCCCACATCACCCTCGTCACGACCACCGAGACCAAGGACTGGGACGCCACTACGGAGCATGTGCGCTCCGTTGCCGCCGCGACGAGCCCGTTCCGGGTGAGCCTGCGCGGCACGGGCACGTTCCGCCCGGTCTCCCCGGTGGTCTTCGTCAACGTGGCGGAGGGATTCGACGAGTGCGTCCGCCTCCACCGCCGTCTCCAGCGCGGCCCGCTAGAGCGCGTCCTGCCCTTCCCGTACCACCCCCACGTCACGGTCGCGCACGATCTGCCGCCCGAACAGCTGGACGCGGCGCAGAATGCCCTGAAGTCCTACAGGGAATCCTTCACCGTGGCTAGCATGGGCCTGTACGAGCACGATGCCGACGGGTTCTGGCAGCTGAGGGAAGAGCTTGACTTTGGCACACGACGGGACACACCCCGCGAGGGGAAGCAGCAGCAGCCGCACCGATGA
- a CDS encoding YihY/virulence factor BrkB family protein, with the protein MTLAHDGTHPARGSSSSRTDETEPLPTERGRLKLEVIHKRQAVGRARRGEGFPKVALAVLMWLMARLKAFRPMRVWTQYSLRHGPLMSAGIGFNMFFSIFSLLTTGFSVAALFLAGNPALVDQVVHSVAKAAPGLLKVDGGDGLVDPQSLLNPTGLSVTAIIALLVALFSSLGWITSLRDGLRGVVELPPIKANPVLVKARDIGTLLLLGVLLVATSGVSIVFTAAVGYLAGLMGMDGAFVAPVGWLIGLLIPLVLNLVTALVLFRLAGGLKLSRRSLYEGVLLAGIGTSVLQAFSTQLLARAGANPLLAPFAIIIGLLIWFNLVSQVYLVSASWSAIREADLAAAAPRRSESFGSAHPRHRPSAALTRTNGAHANGMHPNGSRPDRLSQPAGVSAHDGARPPAGEGRRRALGPLGWLGWLRPGKDRAPAGG; encoded by the coding sequence TTGACTTTGGCACACGACGGGACACACCCCGCGAGGGGAAGCAGCAGCAGCCGCACCGATGAGACCGAGCCACTGCCCACCGAGCGGGGCAGGCTCAAGCTCGAGGTGATCCACAAGCGCCAGGCCGTGGGCCGGGCCCGGCGCGGGGAGGGCTTCCCCAAGGTTGCCCTCGCGGTTCTCATGTGGCTCATGGCCAGGCTCAAGGCCTTCCGGCCCATGCGGGTGTGGACCCAGTACAGCCTCCGGCACGGGCCCCTCATGAGCGCCGGGATCGGGTTCAACATGTTCTTCTCGATCTTCAGCCTCCTGACCACCGGATTCTCCGTGGCGGCGCTGTTCCTGGCGGGGAACCCGGCCCTTGTCGACCAGGTGGTCCACAGCGTCGCCAAGGCGGCCCCCGGCCTGCTCAAGGTCGACGGCGGCGACGGGCTCGTCGACCCGCAGAGCCTCCTGAATCCCACCGGCCTGAGCGTCACGGCGATCATCGCGCTCCTCGTCGCGCTGTTCTCGTCCCTGGGCTGGATCACGAGCCTGCGCGACGGGCTGCGCGGCGTGGTGGAACTTCCGCCGATCAAGGCCAACCCGGTGCTCGTCAAGGCTCGGGACATCGGCACGCTCCTGCTCCTCGGCGTGCTCCTCGTGGCGACCTCGGGCGTGAGCATCGTGTTCACCGCGGCGGTGGGCTATCTCGCGGGCCTGATGGGCATGGACGGTGCGTTCGTGGCCCCGGTCGGCTGGTTGATCGGCCTCCTCATCCCCCTCGTGCTCAACCTCGTCACCGCGCTCGTCCTGTTCAGGCTCGCCGGCGGCCTCAAGCTGAGCCGGCGGTCCCTGTACGAGGGCGTTCTGCTTGCGGGCATCGGGACCTCGGTCCTCCAGGCGTTCAGCACGCAGCTCCTCGCCCGGGCCGGCGCGAACCCCCTCCTCGCTCCCTTCGCGATCATCATCGGCCTGCTCATCTGGTTCAACCTCGTGAGCCAGGTGTACCTCGTGTCCGCGTCGTGGAGCGCTATCCGGGAAGCAGACCTCGCCGCGGCCGCCCCGCGCCGCTCCGAGTCGTTCGGCTCTGCCCATCCCCGCCACCGGCCGTCCGCGGCCCTGACCCGCACCAATGGGGCGCACGCCAACGGAATGCACCCCAATGGCTCCCGGCCCGACCGCCTGTCCCAGCCCGCTGGGGTGAGCGCGCACGACGGCGCGCGGCCGCCGGCGGGGGAGGGGCGCCGTCGTGCGTTGGGTCCCCTCGGTTGGCTCGGGTGGCTGCGTCCGGGCAAGGACAGGGCGCCAGCGGGCGGTTAG
- a CDS encoding succinate dehydrogenase iron-sulfur subunit: MSTVEPASKVELPASVGGGGEIPTFDVTLRVRRYDPEISDEHRWDEFKLTMYGTDRVLDALHKVKWEMDGSLSFRRSCAHGVCGSDAMRINGRNRLACKTLLKDLDTSKPITVEPIKALPVEKDLIVDMEPFFQSYREIMPFLISKGHEPTKERIQSPEDRARFDDTTKCILCAACTSSCPVFWTDGQYFGPAAIVNAHRFIFDSRDDAGDMRLEILNDKEGVWRCRTTFNCTEACPRGIQVTQAIAEVKQAILTRKM; this comes from the coding sequence ATGTCAACTGTAGAGCCCGCATCGAAGGTCGAGCTGCCCGCGAGCGTGGGCGGCGGGGGCGAGATCCCCACGTTCGACGTCACGCTCCGGGTGCGCCGGTACGATCCCGAGATCTCGGATGAGCACCGCTGGGACGAGTTCAAGCTCACGATGTACGGCACGGACCGTGTGCTGGACGCGCTGCACAAGGTCAAGTGGGAGATGGACGGCTCGCTGTCGTTCCGCCGCTCGTGCGCGCACGGCGTGTGCGGCTCGGATGCCATGCGCATCAACGGCCGCAACCGCCTCGCGTGCAAGACCCTCCTGAAGGACCTCGACACGTCCAAGCCGATCACGGTCGAGCCCATCAAGGCGCTCCCGGTCGAGAAGGACCTGATCGTGGACATGGAGCCGTTCTTCCAGTCCTACCGCGAGATCATGCCGTTCCTCATCTCGAAGGGCCACGAGCCCACGAAGGAGCGCATCCAGTCTCCCGAGGACCGCGCCCGGTTCGACGACACGACCAAGTGCATCCTGTGCGCCGCGTGCACGTCCTCCTGCCCGGTGTTCTGGACGGACGGGCAGTACTTCGGCCCGGCCGCGATCGTCAACGCGCACCGCTTCATCTTCGATTCGCGTGACGACGCCGGGGACATGCGCCTCGAGATCCTCAACGACAAGGAGGGCGTGTGGCGCTGCCGCACCACCTTCAACTGCACCGAGGCGTGCCCGCGTGGCATCCAGGTCACCCAGGCGATCGCCGAGGTCAAGCAGGCCATCCTGACCCGCAAGATGTGA
- the sdhA gene encoding succinate dehydrogenase flavoprotein subunit: MQVHKYDVVIVGAGGAGMRAAIESGQRARTAVLTKLYPTRSHTGAAQGGMCAALANVEEDNWEWHTFDTVKGGDYLVDQDAAEVMAKEAIDAVLDLEKMGLPFNRTPEGRIDQRRFGGHTRDHGKAPVRRACYAADRTGHMILQTLYQNCVKHNVEFYNEYYVLDLLVVEEDATREDGTAYKQKRVAGVVSYDLASGELHVFQAKAVVFATGGAGKVFKTTSNAHTLTGDGMGIAFRRGIPLEDMEFIQFHPTGLAGLGILLSEAARGEGAILRNSEGERFMERYAPTIKDLAPRDIVARSMANEVREGRGCGPNKDYVLLDLTHLEPAHIDAKLPDITEFARTYLGVEPYTEPVPVFPTCHYVMGGVPTNIKGEVLQDNDTVIPGLYAAGEVACVSVHGSNRLGTNSLLDINVFGKRSGINAAEYSQTAEFVDLPENAAADTAALLDAVRNASGTERIASIRADLQETMDANMQVFRTRDSIAQALADIETLRARYKNISIQDKGKRFNLDLLEAVELGFLLDLAEVMTVAALHRKESRGGHYREDFPDRDDANWMKHTMLYKDAAAETEGIKGIRFGTKPVVFTRYEPMERKY, translated from the coding sequence ATGCAGGTCCACAAATATGATGTGGTGATCGTCGGCGCCGGTGGCGCCGGCATGCGCGCAGCGATCGAGTCCGGCCAGCGGGCGCGCACCGCGGTGCTGACCAAGCTGTACCCGACCCGTTCGCACACGGGCGCCGCCCAGGGCGGCATGTGCGCGGCCCTCGCCAATGTCGAGGAAGACAACTGGGAGTGGCACACGTTCGACACGGTCAAGGGCGGCGACTACCTCGTCGACCAGGACGCCGCGGAGGTCATGGCCAAGGAGGCCATCGACGCGGTCCTCGACCTCGAGAAGATGGGCCTGCCGTTCAACCGCACCCCTGAGGGCCGGATCGACCAGCGCCGCTTCGGCGGGCACACCCGCGACCACGGCAAGGCGCCGGTCCGCCGCGCGTGCTACGCCGCCGACCGCACCGGACACATGATCCTCCAGACGCTGTACCAGAACTGCGTCAAGCACAACGTCGAGTTCTACAACGAGTACTACGTGCTCGACCTGCTCGTCGTCGAGGAGGACGCGACCCGCGAGGACGGCACCGCCTACAAGCAGAAGCGCGTGGCAGGCGTCGTGAGCTACGACCTCGCCTCCGGTGAGCTGCACGTGTTCCAGGCCAAGGCCGTGGTCTTCGCGACCGGCGGTGCGGGCAAGGTCTTCAAGACCACGTCGAACGCGCACACCCTCACGGGCGACGGCATGGGCATCGCGTTCCGCCGCGGCATCCCGCTCGAGGACATGGAGTTCATCCAGTTCCACCCGACCGGCCTCGCCGGCCTCGGCATCCTCCTCTCGGAGGCGGCACGTGGCGAGGGCGCGATCCTGCGCAACTCGGAAGGCGAGCGCTTCATGGAGCGCTACGCGCCGACCATCAAGGACCTCGCGCCGCGCGACATCGTGGCCCGCTCGATGGCCAACGAGGTCCGCGAGGGCCGCGGCTGCGGCCCGAACAAGGACTACGTGCTGCTCGACCTGACGCACCTCGAGCCGGCGCACATCGACGCCAAGCTCCCGGACATCACCGAGTTCGCGCGCACGTACCTCGGCGTCGAGCCCTACACCGAGCCGGTTCCGGTGTTCCCGACCTGCCACTACGTCATGGGCGGCGTGCCTACGAACATCAAGGGCGAGGTCCTCCAGGACAATGACACGGTCATCCCCGGCCTGTACGCCGCGGGCGAGGTCGCGTGCGTGTCCGTGCACGGCTCGAACCGCCTCGGCACCAACTCGCTTCTGGACATCAACGTGTTCGGCAAGCGCTCCGGCATCAACGCCGCCGAGTACTCCCAGACGGCCGAGTTCGTGGACCTCCCCGAGAACGCGGCGGCGGACACGGCCGCTCTGCTCGATGCCGTCCGCAACGCCTCCGGCACGGAGCGGATCGCCTCGATCCGCGCCGACCTGCAGGAGACCATGGACGCGAACATGCAGGTGTTCCGCACCAGGGACTCGATTGCCCAGGCCCTCGCCGACATCGAGACCCTCCGGGCGCGGTACAAGAACATCAGCATCCAGGACAAGGGCAAGCGCTTCAACCTCGACCTGCTCGAGGCCGTGGAGCTCGGCTTCCTCCTGGACCTCGCCGAGGTCATGACCGTCGCCGCCCTGCACCGCAAGGAGTCCCGCGGCGGGCACTACCGCGAGGACTTCCCCGACCGCGACGACGCCAACTGGATGAAGCACACGATGCTGTACAAGGACGCCGCCGCCGAGACCGAGGGCATCAAGGGCATCCGCTTCGGCACGAAGCCCGTGGTCTTCACCCGTTACGAGCCGATGGAGCGTAAGTACTGA
- a CDS encoding succinate dehydrogenase hydrophobic membrane anchor subunit, whose translation MSTEPVIREPRSTSVTGRIDPSYKRAGGPKGQFEMIAWLFMRLSGIVLVVLIFGHLTVNLLLGEGVHGIDFGFVAGKWANPFWQFWDLAMLWLAMLHGTNGVRTIINDYAERDSVRFWLKVVLFVAAAIIVILGTLVIFTFDPCPHGITSGLPDFCPAA comes from the coding sequence ATGAGCACCGAACCTGTTATCCGCGAACCCCGCAGCACGTCCGTGACCGGGCGAATCGACCCGAGCTACAAGCGCGCCGGCGGCCCCAAGGGCCAGTTCGAGATGATCGCGTGGCTCTTCATGCGCCTGTCGGGCATCGTCCTGGTCGTGCTGATCTTCGGCCACCTGACGGTGAACCTCCTCCTGGGCGAAGGCGTGCACGGCATCGACTTCGGCTTCGTGGCCGGCAAGTGGGCCAATCCGTTCTGGCAGTTCTGGGACCTCGCCATGCTCTGGCTCGCGATGCTCCACGGCACGAACGGCGTGCGCACGATCATCAACGACTACGCCGAGCGCGACTCCGTCCGCTTCTGGCTCAAGGTCGTCCTGTTCGTCGCGGCAGCGATCATCGTGATCCTCGGCACGCTCGTGATCTTCACGTTCGATCCGTGCCCGCACGGCATCACGTCCGGCCTTCCCGACTTCTGCCCCGCCGCCTAA
- the sdhC gene encoding succinate dehydrogenase, cytochrome b556 subunit — MPTKPAGTLYRGHEGMWSWVIHRITGVVIFFFLLVHVLDTSLVRVSPDVYTAVIGEYKNPLMALGETGLVAAILFHAFNGLRVILVDFWKSGPKYQKPMLWTVVVIWVIAFAGFAIRHLSLALGAH, encoded by the coding sequence GTGCCGACAAAACCAGCTGGCACCCTATACCGCGGCCATGAAGGCATGTGGTCTTGGGTCATCCACCGGATCACCGGCGTCGTGATCTTCTTCTTCTTGTTGGTGCACGTCCTGGACACCTCATTGGTGCGAGTGTCCCCCGACGTGTACACAGCCGTCATCGGCGAGTACAAGAACCCCCTCATGGCCCTCGGCGAGACCGGCCTTGTAGCCGCCATCCTCTTCCACGCCTTCAACGGCCTCCGCGTGATCCTCGTGGACTTCTGGAAGAGCGGCCCGAAGTACCAGAAGCCGATGCTCTGGACCGTGGTCGTCATCTGGGTGATCGCCTTCGCAGGCTTCGCCATCCGCCACCTCTCACTCGCGCTGGGAGCCCACTGA
- a CDS encoding mannose-1-phosphate guanylyltransferase: MTDNSAPVRDTVSTDPLGRFVAVIPAGGVGTRLWPLSRAAAPKFLHDLTGSGSTLIRATYDRLAPLVGGRFLVVTGEAHRAAVCRQIPELDPADLVLESEPKDSAAAIGLAAAILYRRNPETIMGSFAADHVISPDSVFQAAVREAIRTAASGARGKIVTIGIEPTHPSTGFGYIRGGAPLTVDGAPSARAVLEFVEKPSLEVAEKYLATGEYLWNAGMFVAPVSLMLEHLKANQPALYAGLVEIAEAWDTPARDEVVARVWPTLPKIAIDYAVAEPAAAAGDVAVVPGAFRWDDVGDFAALGRLNSAREAERVTVLGEGARVFTEDASGIVVSDTKRVIALIGIEDVVIVDTPDALLVTTTEHAQKVKNAVAGLKASGDVDVL; the protein is encoded by the coding sequence ATGACTGACAATTCAGCCCCTGTCCGGGACACCGTTTCCACCGACCCCCTCGGCAGGTTCGTCGCGGTGATTCCCGCGGGCGGCGTGGGGACCCGGCTGTGGCCGCTCTCGCGTGCGGCCGCCCCGAAATTCCTCCATGACCTCACCGGCTCGGGCAGCACGCTCATCCGGGCGACGTACGACAGGCTTGCCCCGCTTGTTGGAGGCCGGTTCCTCGTGGTCACAGGGGAAGCGCACCGTGCGGCCGTCTGCCGCCAGATCCCCGAGCTGGACCCCGCCGATCTCGTGCTCGAGAGCGAGCCGAAGGACTCCGCCGCAGCCATCGGGCTCGCCGCGGCCATCCTCTACCGCCGCAACCCCGAGACGATCATGGGCTCATTCGCCGCGGACCACGTCATCTCCCCGGACAGCGTCTTCCAGGCGGCCGTCCGCGAGGCCATCCGCACCGCCGCCTCCGGGGCGCGGGGGAAGATCGTCACGATCGGCATCGAGCCGACCCACCCCTCGACCGGCTTCGGCTACATCCGCGGCGGCGCACCGCTGACGGTCGACGGCGCGCCGAGTGCCCGCGCGGTCCTGGAGTTCGTCGAGAAGCCGAGCCTCGAGGTTGCCGAGAAGTACCTGGCCACGGGGGAGTACCTGTGGAACGCGGGCATGTTCGTGGCGCCCGTCTCGCTCATGCTCGAGCACCTCAAGGCCAACCAGCCGGCGCTGTACGCGGGCCTCGTGGAGATCGCCGAGGCCTGGGACACGCCGGCGCGCGACGAGGTCGTGGCCCGCGTCTGGCCCACCCTGCCGAAGATCGCCATCGACTATGCCGTCGCCGAGCCTGCCGCCGCCGCCGGGGACGTCGCCGTCGTGCCCGGTGCCTTCCGCTGGGACGACGTCGGCGACTTCGCGGCTCTCGGGCGCCTCAACAGCGCGCGCGAGGCCGAGCGCGTCACCGTCTTGGGCGAGGGCGCGCGCGTCTTCACGGAGGATGCCAGCGGCATCGTGGTCTCGGACACGAAACGCGTCATCGCGCTCATCGGCATCGAGGACGTCGTGATCGTGGATACCCCGGATGCCCTCCTCGTCACGACCACTGAGCACGCGCAGAAGGTCAAGAACGCCGTGGCGGGACTCAAGGCCAGCGGCGACGTCGACGTCCTGTGA